From the Candidatus Saccharibacteria bacterium genome, the window GTTTTTGTGGGGTTCGGTGAGGCCATCCCATATGAGGATAGTGAGGAGTTCACTGTCTTTAAGGGCCGGATGCTGACCTCGTTTGTTTGGTTGGACGACTATGTCGTCTACCCAAACAAACACATCTACGATATTATTCCTCTGTAAAGCACGCATATTTTCCTCCTGTTTGTTTTGAAAGATTTACAAGAGAAATTGTAGCGTGCTTTATCTATTGGTGGCTAATGCGTGATTGGGGTTTGCTAAACTTGAAAGAATACAATGAAACAAAGATGGCTAGGGCTGTCTAACAATACAAAAGGGGTTACGACGGGGCTTCTGTCGGCGTTTTTCTTTGCGAGCTACCTTGTGATTAACAGATATATTTACACAGAGTTTACAGTAGATTCCCTCGCATTTGCATTTCTTTTCAATGCTCTCGCTGGTATATTTGCCGGCCTGTCACTAATGCAAAAATACAATAAAAGAAAAATGAGAAGCATTTGGCAGGACCGTTACAGAATATTACTACTTTGTATCTATGGTCTAGCGGGTATGTTATTACTTTTGATGGGTCAGCGCTATACCACGTCTATACACGCGTCGTTGCTTGTGACGGGTAGTATTGTTGCCACAATGGTGTTTTCTACTTTATTCCTTAAAGAAAGTATAACCACACGTCAAAAATGGTGGGTAGTTGGTATGTTTGTGGGACTTTATGTTGCCATCGTGGGCGTACAAGCCATAAGCTTTCTTAGGGGCGACCTGATTATCCTAATTGGTATTATATTTTTCGGGCTAGGAAACGTATTATCAAGAAGCTTAATGCAAAGACATGATTCCGCTATCATCCCAGATTTACGGGTTTTTCTTGTAGCGGTGATTGCGGGCTTGGTGTATGTATTGTTCTTTCATTCAATAAACATCTTCTCATTAGTTGGGCTGTGGACAGTCGTATCTTCGCTATGTTTCTGGCTGACAATGAGAAGCTTCGCAGCCACTGTTCACTTAGTGAATGCGAACCACGCGATTGTACTTGTAAATGCGCAGATAGTACCAGCATCACTTGCTGGTGTTTTTCTGCTGAACGAACACTACAGTTTGGAAAAATTTGTTGGTTCGGTGATTGTTCTCGTATGTATTTACTTCATAACGTGGAGGGGTAGGGAATAATGCCGCACATACATACCCAGCCAGGGCAGCACGATATGACGGTGAGCGCGTACATAATCCGGCGCGACGGCGATGACTGGAAATGCTTGGTACATATGCACCGTAAGGCAGGCAAGCTTATGCAGGTGGGTGGCCACGTCGAACTAGACGAAACACCATGGCAAACACTTATGCATGAAATTCGTGACGAAAGTGGCTACCAAGTATCTGAGCTAAGTGTATTACAGGTTCTGCAGCCGCCTCATTTGGAGACTGCTGTGGTGCATCCTGCACCCTTTTCTTCAAACACGCACAATGTTGGCAACGGCCACTTTCATTCCGACTGGTGTTACGGCTTTGTCGCGGCCGACAGGCCGAGCGGCATCGTCGCGAGCGGAGAATCGACAGATGTTCGCTGGTGTACCCTAGCCGAGCTACGCAGTCTTGCGGAGCAAGGCATATGTTTGTACGACGTCATCGATTTATACGAATTTTTGGTAAGCAACGTAAGCAGCTTTCAGCAATATCCATGCGGGCAGTACTCACTAAAAAAGCCGGCTCATGGCGAAACGGTCATACCATGAAAGGGTTGCGCCTGACACGGCTCGGAGACCCGTTGCTCCGGCAAGTTGCGCGTGAACTAACGGTCGCAGAAATCAAATCAGGTGAAATTCAGCAGCTTATAACAGATATGCTCAAGACAAATGAGGTAAAAGGCGGTATGGGACTTGCCGCGCCTCAGGTTGGTGTGCCGCTGGCTCTTGCCGTTATAGACATTCGGCCAACGAAACATCGTCCGAAGGCTGAACCGTACCGGAGCGTCGTAATCAATCCGCGGTTTACTGGTGTAGGACGGAGGGTGCGCACATGGGAGGGATGTCTTAGCGCTGGAAGTGGTAGTACCGTTTTATTTGGTCAAACACTGCAGTACAAGCGCATCCAGGCGCAGTGGCTCGATGAAGGCGGAAGGGCACATGACGAAGAACTCTCGGGCTTAGTGGCGCACGTTTTTCAGCACGAAACCGAACACCTACAAGGTGTTCTATTTGTAGACAGAGTGCAAGATACTAAAACATTTATGGTAGCGAGTGAATACCGCAAAAGAATTCTAAAAAAGGCTTCTTTAGGTCAAGACAATACCGTATAATCGCCAGAAATAGTAATGGCAAAGG encodes:
- a CDS encoding peptide deformylase, whose protein sequence is MKGLRLTRLGDPLLRQVARELTVAEIKSGEIQQLITDMLKTNEVKGGMGLAAPQVGVPLALAVIDIRPTKHRPKAEPYRSVVINPRFTGVGRRVRTWEGCLSAGSGSTVLFGQTLQYKRIQAQWLDEGGRAHDEELSGLVAHVFQHETEHLQGVLFVDRVQDTKTFMVASEYRKRILKKASLGQDNTV
- a CDS encoding NUDIX domain-containing protein is translated as MPHIHTQPGQHDMTVSAYIIRRDGDDWKCLVHMHRKAGKLMQVGGHVELDETPWQTLMHEIRDESGYQVSELSVLQVLQPPHLETAVVHPAPFSSNTHNVGNGHFHSDWCYGFVAADRPSGIVASGESTDVRWCTLAELRSLAEQGICLYDVIDLYEFLVSNVSSFQQYPCGQYSLKKPAHGETVIP
- a CDS encoding DMT family transporter, producing MKQRWLGLSNNTKGVTTGLLSAFFFASYLVINRYIYTEFTVDSLAFAFLFNALAGIFAGLSLMQKYNKRKMRSIWQDRYRILLLCIYGLAGMLLLLMGQRYTTSIHASLLVTGSIVATMVFSTLFLKESITTRQKWWVVGMFVGLYVAIVGVQAISFLRGDLIILIGIIFFGLGNVLSRSLMQRHDSAIIPDLRVFLVAVIAGLVYVLFFHSINIFSLVGLWTVVSSLCFWLTMRSFAATVHLVNANHAIVLVNAQIVPASLAGVFLLNEHYSLEKFVGSVIVLVCIYFITWRGRE